In Calliopsis andreniformis isolate RMS-2024a chromosome 6, iyCalAndr_principal, whole genome shotgun sequence, the genomic window TCATGATACTTGCAATAACTTTTAAAATGACAATCATTTGTCTGATTAGGATAACAAGGGATAGAATAAAAAGTGTAGACCTTCAGTTTTATCGGGTAGTCCCTGAAGATCCTCTATAATACCAATCCCTGCTGCGTCATTTGACAGGTTATTAAAACCTTGATGAGTAGATGTATTAACATTTATTTGTGCTTGACCAAGATTTCCTTCCTGATGAATCGAGGGAAAGTCTTGAAAGGAGATAAATTGAGTATCACTAGCCTTCGATTGATTCCCATCCATAATAAACTAATTTGTATTTTCTATCTGTTTGACAAGTGCAACGTAAACATTAACTATACAGAGATCGGTCACAATTTATTTCACACGATTCCTGCCACTTGTAGCAGAGTGATCTTCTTCTAGACTGAACCGATAACGTTGTATGTGTTGCGGAAATAGTCAGAGGTCTCTCGTAGCGTCTGACagaaagtgtattaagtcatcGATCTATTTCATACACTATCAATGACATGACACTCGTACTCTGTACTCTGTACATGTAACGGTTCGTTCATTTCAGAACTGATTGGTAGCTTgagattaatattaatatatgaTATAACGTTTCTgccatttcttttacaactaTGTGAAATAACAAAATTCTTTATTCCTTGTTATAAAAACGTTATAAACAATCACATTGTAATTACAATGTATTTACCGACGGTCATTGATGCTAGAATACATTGCTAGTATCGTAAGGAATTTGACCAATTTTTTGACAGTTCGAACGATACTTACTAATTTATACTCTTCTAAGCATAGTGTATTACCGAGCAGTATTTCCGTCCAAATATTGCTAACAATGTATTCTATTTTTTAGAATAATCGAACTTGGACAAAGGTAAACAAATTTCTAAAAATGTTACTTTAGGGATGCGTATGTTCCATTTGATAACAAATAAGTTTTGAAGTGTTGTATTTGCAGTTACTAAAAATCAGTGATTTATTGCTATTTGTATTCGAAATATTGGTGAATATTAGTTGTTTCACTAATGAGATATTCATTTTTCAGTTAGGTTAGACGATACGGCTTTTTCAAGATTGTATTCACGGCGACCGGTACTGAGACGATGTTACAACAATCTTCCAAGTTGCTGAAGCATTTTCGCAATATTACTTACCTCAATCATGACTGcttatatatttttcaatttggATACCTAAAAAGGCATGCTAGCTCTTTAATAACATGTAATCATAATACAAGATACAAGTTACACATCATTGCAAGCTCTCAGAAGCTTTCTAGTGGCAAGAAATTGGGACATCCTGATGAATGGAGACAtgtatttatttcaatattcagaccaatTTCTGTGGTctcaaaaatgcaaaaagaagaaGGTGAAAATGTGGATAAGCCACAGGAGAATTTACAGCAAAGAATAATAGAATTGAAAGAAGAAAATTTAGGACAATTGAAGGAGAGAAAACTAGATGTTGAACCTATTTTCACTAaagataatcagaataataaagaGAAACCAGATTTAACAATGGAAAGTACAGAAGGAGTAACAGCAAAGAaaggttttattttttattgtattgagtTTGAAGTCTCTGTGATTCATTAATAATTTGTAttcctatattgtgttttgaatgCAAATGTCTTTTGCTCCTAGTTAAGAAGAAGAAAGTTGACAAAAGTATGTCATCATTAGAACGTAATTTTATTACACCAGTCAGAGCTATGTCTGATTTTCTGTTGAAGCCTTCTGATCTTGAAGATTTACCAAAAACAAAAAGACGATCACCATATGAGTTTGAACCACCAATCACTGTATACTGGAGGAAAGATGTAGAAGCCAAGTAAGTTTGTGCAATTCCCTTAGGCTTTGTAGTAATATTTAGTAAGTTCCATTTAATTACAGAGCTTTGGAAGTTTGGGGATCACGAGAAGCTTTGGCAAAGGAACTTCTCAAGAAAGAACTTAAACAAAAAGCCTACCAACAAAGTAAGGATGCCATTCTTTTCTAGAATATAAATTACTGTGCTATATGCTTTCTTGTGCAGAAGTCTTTTTCCACTTTATAGAGGTTATTGTTGCATACTTTAATACAATCTTTATTAAATAATTGGTAcaaatattgtatcttattcttcattGTAGACATATTTACTGTGAAACGAAGACTAAGGGATTATAGGAGAGAAATGGGTAGTAAAACTACTGAGTTCCTACAAGAAAGGGAAGGTCTGTTTGGAAGGTCTGGTAAAGTAGTTTTGACTGCAATTGTAATGTAAGTTCAGCCAGTTTGAGGTAGATTTTAGATTTTGCTACttgattattaaattcataTTTACTTGTTATGTAGCAATGCTAGCAATTTCTTGTGGAAATTATGTGCTTGGATATTTACTGGGTCACACAGTATGTTTGCAGAGTGTGTACACTCTGCTGCAGATACTTGTAATCAATTAATATTGGCGTATGGGATACATAAATCTGTACAGGTACATGTAAATTTATAATGTTGTGTAACGAATGGTGTTGATACACATTTCAGTGTTTAaatttacataaaatattaCAGAATCCTAATCCAGATCACCCATATGGATACACAAACATGAAGTACGTTTCTTCTTTAATATCCGGCGTTGGCATCTTCTGCGTCGGTGCTGGTTTATCAATTTATCACGGAATTCACGGTATTTTTAATCCTTCGCCCGTAGAACCGTTCTACTGGGCATACTATGTCCTAGGTGGTTCCTTAGTGTCTGAAGGAGCAACACTATTAGTAGCGATACAATCAATAAAAAAGGGGGCCGAAGAGAAACAAAAAACATTTAAAGAATATGTATTAGGAGGACAAGATCCTTCTGTGAATGTCGTACTTCTAGAAGACTTTGCGTCTGCAAGTATTAGTTGCTTAGCGGAATGCGTCCTACGAACAATTGATTCACTAAAAAATCTATTTTAACCAGGTGGTTGGTATTACTACTGCGACCATTTGTATGAGTTTGACTTCATACACTGGAAACCCAATATATGACGCTGTTGGATCTATCTTGGGTGGTTTCCTTCTGGGTGGAGTAGCGATGTTTATAATTAACACGAATACTGCTGCTTTAATTGGCAGAAGTATATCTCAAGAAGACCTTGATAAGATTAACGCGGAGTTGGAGTCTGATATAATGGTAATGCTTTTTTGtctacaaataattataacaatagttGTTTTCCTATTAATCGATTGCATGTTAGGTTCGAGCAATTTATGATGTTAAAGGTATCGACATGGGAAATAACCTAGTTCGATACAAGGCCGAAATAGATTTCGATGGAAAGGAATTAACGAGGTCTTATCTGGATAAGAACGATCTTACCGCTATGTTGAAGGTACAGGACTTTTGTCAAATCTTTATGAAGTAATACTATAGTATGTTATTGTTAGAATCATTTCGCTTGTAGGAAGTAAAGGCCATGGAAAACATCGACGAATTGGAGACATTTCTTTTAAAACACGGTGAGGGTATCGTCGACATGGTTGGTGGAGAAATAGATagaatggaattaaaattaaaggTACAGTAAAAAAAGTGTAAGAGCTTCATCGCTAATTTATAATTGTTCTTGGAACGTAACACTTGTGTTTCATAATGTTTGCAGAAAAAACATCCGGAGATTCGACATTGTGATTTAGAAATTCTGTAATTGTTTTTTTTTGTAATAGAAAAATAATATGGTAAAAGAAGTATATATAGGGTGTAAGGTCTGTTGTAAATAATGTGTAATAATTATTCATGTCATATTAATTATGTTacttatataaaaataatataaatgtctATGTCAATAGATAAAAAAGAGAAATAAAGTGAATAGTCCTTTTAATTACATTGCAATTGTATCGCAGTCACATCTCAATTTCGATATCATCCTCATTCTGATATTATTTACTTGGAAAACACATTAGTTCGTCACTCTGAATTATCGATTTTTCCAACCTGCTATTCACGCTGGCTTACAAATGACAACAAAGCGTTTCCATGGATACTTCTCATGAGGGAATTGCTGCAATTCAGACATCTGTTTCTGCGCTCTGCGTTAGGGACTAGACATGAAGTGGTCTAAAAATCAAGGTAGTGGGAAAATCGAACATTTCTACGCAATTAACGAAACGATCAAATGAGTCGATCAAGTGAAAAAGTTGCACGAAAGTGGAGCTTAGAAGCTCCACAAAAAAATGGTTCGAGCAGTACCGATGAGTTGTCATCGACCAGCAAAAGCTCCGAGAATTCACCGTACGCGAAGAACACTAGCACACCTTTAAAAAGCAAATGGAACTTGGAGCAAATCAACAGGTCTCCGCGAAACAGTCACGATGTGGCAGAGTCTGAAGACACGGAAGACGAATCCTCTGACGAGGAGAAGGTGGACAGTTTTCAGAGTCGCAAAGAACTGCCTCGGACTGAACGAGGAAAGCATCAGGATGAACGTGAAAGAAGGCAAAAGGCAAGGCGTGATCACCGTGAGAGGCGAAGACATAGTCGACGTACTGAAGATTTTGGAAACGAAACGAGGAAAGAAACTTCTGGCTCACAGTCTTCTGAGAAACGTCATGAAAGAGGTGACGCAGTACATTCTAGAAGAAAGAAGGGACATTTACGAGGTAAACGTATGTGAGATCAACTATGAATAGAAGAAAATGTTTAAAGAATAGGAATAAGTAAATATTTGTCTTTAAAGAGGAGGACGAACTTCCAATTACGGAGATCCTGAAGAGGAGCCAAGAGGATGCACGCACTAAATATGAGCATCAGCCGCCTTTTCCAGAATTAACTACAGATAAAATTTACGTACAACATAGAGGTAGTTTTAGTGCTATGAAAATTAATCGATTAAGAGATAGTAGAGGAGGGaggaaaacagaaaataatagaAGTAATGAGAACATTGAGAATCGAAATTCTCCACCTATAAGGGTGGCTATTACTGCCCAAAAATTATGGAAGAGCATAGGATTCGTGTCTCAAGGTATCCTAGGTGGTATGGCTCTGATGCATTTTATCATGGCAAGtttctattttataaaaaacGTTTGACCTTCCTTAAAATTGCTTCTTTTTAAAAATCATGTCATTATTTTTTAGTTGTCTGTATTTTTCAACGTTTCCATGGACTTTGTAATAAATCATTCATCGATTTGCGAAATTTATACGAGTATCTTTTCCTTTCTTATCGCTTTATGCATAGTGTCGACCTTCGACAAGTATGTTTTCATGTTTGTTACATTTTCTACTGTTCTATTCCCACTACTGAAGCTCATTCCAATTTGGTTTTAGATTTGATTTAGCTCGACTCAACGTAGAACATTTACGCGAGATCTACCTTGATTACAATAAATCAATATTTGCAGTCCCGTTGTATTTGATCATCTTCTGCCTTCACCAAGTCTGTCTGAACacagacaatcagttgtcactggtGCATTATTATAGCTTAAACGACAGCTTATGGGAAAACGTAAGCTCAAACTAAGCTTTCATACCTAATAGAAATTCGCTAACTTACTTTATTTCAGGCTACTAACGTTCATACTTTTCTGGATGATTTAAATGCTTGGCAGAAAATGTCCATGTCGAAGGATATACTAGCAGTGTTTGCTTGGTTGTTCGTTTCTCTTGGGACCAAAGACGACGCCTTTTTGATACATTTACAGACTATGAAGAAATACGCGGATGAAACTAGTCCTTCCAGATAATAAATTGTCAATACATTCAGCCATAAGGAACGCTAGTctacaattttttcattttcttctattttatgtttcaataTTTGGATTAGGAAATGTCTTAGATATTGTTTCGATGTTTATTCGTAACAGAATAGGGTCTGATATGTACAATATTTATAAAGTTTTTTCTAAACTCTAACAGATAAtacacgtatatatatatatatatatataatactaaTAAAGACAATAAcgttaagaataaaataacatATGGCGCATTCCGTACAATAGTAAAATATGGTCTTAGATTTTGTTTTTAGCGCGACAAAAAACTGTGTCGATAATTACAGAGGAAATCGGTGACCAAAAGGTGGTTCCAGATATACTGAGATTCTGGAAGGCCATTCTTCTGTCACAATCATTGACACATCGCGTCGGCTACCCTCGTTGCACGGTGAACGTagcattttattataaataatgcacGAAGATTCTTATTAACCTGCGAAGCAAcagataaatatataaatactgtACGTACATTTACAACTCTAACGTACATCTTTTTTCCAATTTACATTGACGATAATATAAAATATCTCTGGACTTAATAATGCTACTGAAGGCACTCTTTACGGTTCTGTTCAAGGTCGACGACCCTTTCTAAATCGCCCTCTCAACCGCGAGATCGATACGTGTTTTCGAGACGAACGATCTATAAGATTATTTTCGCCTTCCTCAGAATAAACACCTCGAATAAAGCGAACAAATTGCGAAATAAATGAATTTAAGGACGAAAGAGGCATTCGCGGGTGAAGGGCGATCGTTTTACGTCGTTGCTTGACCaatcaaatttatttttttttattcgtgAAAAAGCAGGACGATTTAGTGGTCCGTTTATCGACAGATAAGGACTACTTATTCCCGAGGAACAAAACACCGTCTTTCAGTCGCGATTTCTTTAACATTCGCGACTTTACTGGCTGAGAATTTAACACGTTTCATATCACGCTTGTCATTTAATCGTGTTAAACTTGATtgtaaaatagaagaaaagtaaCAAATTGTTACATTTGACAGCTTTCCAAAAAATTTAAAATACCATCATGATATGAAACTTGTTAACTTTGTTCCTCTTGTCTAAAGCTTTAGAAACATTTGTGCGGATTCGTGACGGCAGTACATGAAGAGAGTACAATTTGCATAGGGTGCAAAAaaagtaattattatagttTCTAATTACCTGCCTAGATCCCAAGACTGAACGGTAGGAAAAGTTCTCCACTCTCAGAAGTAACTTCAGTAACttctaattaataaatattttaccaATCTTCCACAAGAAGACTGTCCAGTTATAAAAAAGTGCTCATTACTTTTCTTACACCTTATGCAATCAAAGTTTGTCGACAAAGAAACCATGTACATTCGATAAAATACACTTATCGCGAAGGAACGAATATCATAAACGACACTTCACCTAAAAACTGTCTTCTCTTTATTCTTCTTTGGGAAGAAACAGCATCGAAATATTACTTTGGATCGTTGATCTTTACTTGGCTCAGGTTTTCAATAATCTCAAGTGAACACATTTGAAAAGACCAGTAGTGGTTAAAAAGCATTCTAAAATCGTCATGGGTTCGGTTCGCTCAGGATAAATCATCTCTTCTCGTCGACATAAGCGTCTGGCTTCTCGTTGATCGACTAAAGAGACAAAAGAGAGGAAGAAACCTCCTTTTCGAGACAGATCTGACAAGATGCGTTCGAGACACGGATTCTGGTCGCTTCGACGACCACATTATGGCtagtctttttcttttttcaccCTATGCTTTTCGCTGGGCCCCGCTCCGCGGGGATAAACTGTCAGAGGAAAGGTCTTTGAAGACTTCCGTGATCGCGGGGACGATCGTCGCGGTGGCAGGGCGCTCGCATCTCCTCCCTCTCTTCTTGTCCGTCCGCTTTTTTCCCTTCGACCTCATTGTGCGATTCATTCGAGGCAAGGGAAAAAATCGGGGAGAGGAGGAATCTCGCGGTCTCCCTCTTTGAGTCACGGAGGAAGAGCCAGGAAGGGAGGAAATCCTGAATGGCGAACGACACAAGACGAATCCCCTTTGGACGATCCCTCCGTTCCTCCTCTCCCTTCCGCTTCGACGATCAAACGGCTCCTACGTCGTGGTGCATATATCTGCACCACGAGCGGCCGTTGTTGTTGCTCTCGCGAACTTGaagcaatcctcagtcgtcgaagtcGTGCCTGAGCTTTATGTAGAGGCACGAACCCAACACGATGCCGAACAGCTCTAACACCGACAGGCCCAGGCCCACCGCGCCCAGAATGATCAGGTGATCCTTCGTCGTTTCCAGGAATTTGTAGATGCAACCCTTAAAAAGAACAATTTATAAATCACTACGTCCATCATATTATCATCACGTTTACAAATTTCTTAAGCCTATGTTCCATATCATGCAATTATCCATAACTTCACATAGGTTCTATAGAGTGTCTTCTtcaaagataatgaattgattcTGAAGAAAAAGAGGCGGTGGAGCGAACTCAGGTTGTTGGCTAGAAATTTAGTTTGTAGCGAGTCCAAATAATGGAACTTCGCCTCTAGAACTCCTGCCAATAATGTTGGTTAAATAGCTCGTTAAAGGCGTTTGTTAGCAAACGAAAGGTAGGTACTCTGCAAAGTTTGTTAACACCTTGTATAAATACACTGTCCGTCGATGTTATCCCGCATCCACTTCAGGGAATCTCAAGAGTCGAGCTTTGATTCCGCGAAACAGAAGCGCTTCTTCAGTTAATGGAATCCATATCTCGAGTGCGCGTTGCAGCGGATCTATGATGTACAGTAGTTTTACGCGATGAAGCCACGAGGATTTCGATAACGAGCTTCATCCTCAAATTGTATGCACGTCGATTATCGTGCTCCTAACCAGGTTAAATTGGAACAAATAAGCGTGCATTTCAGCTTCgagcacagattgaatagaagcCTCCTCCAGTAAAATGAAAACGAATAAATAAATCGATCGCTGATAGAACCACAGAATTTCAGGGGAAAATTAATCAGAATTTATGAGTACCGTATAGTGGATATTCGAAGGGTGATCCCTCCTCCCGCAAAGGTGCGTCGGGGTCTTGCAACAGCTGTCAGGAACAAGGCTTCCATCCCTGAGGACGTCTTCGTCCTTGTGCCATTCGCTCACCAACCAGTCCTCGAATCTCAGGGCTCCGCAGCATTTGAACTGAAAGTTTAACAGGAAATTGAATCTTCCTAAAATAATCCAATCAATAGCTCTTAGGCTAGTATTCGTTTACGTAACTACGTTTTTCGCtttgccttacagccacagatataaGCAGTAGTTCTGAATCGGGAAAGTGCAAGCAAATATTCCTCTTTACTCAGAGAACTACAGAGGAAAATATCAATGAACCAACGACCACCCTCAATTGTATTCGCCTGCTAACGACTCTTCAGTACCTAATTGCTTCGGCCTGAATAAACAAAAGAGAGTCTAAAACAATCGTTAGCGCGTCCATTAAATGGTCGAAGAAGGAACCTTCGTTCCAAGAACGCGAATAGGAACCGCGTTTGAATGCACTCGGCGGATCTGGAGAGGGGCAATCGAGCTTCTTGGAGCGAGTTACAGGCGACCGCGAGGAGAAAACGGATCGATGGAAGGAGCAACGACGCTAATCGATTGGCGGAGGACGTACTGGGAGCGCTTTTCGCGATGCGATAACGATAATTCGCTATCGTAAAGTACTGACGCAACAGTGGCTGCACTACTAGGTAACGCAGAGAAAAACGGCTAGGCGATATCGCGAGCCAGCCCGCAGCTATTTCGTGCTGGGGAGAAAATTTAACGACGTCCCCCTTCTCCCTGTGTCTATTAAAGGTACGGCGAGAAAAAAGAGAGCGAGGGCAAAATGTCCCAATAAGGCGACTCTAACGGATGTTCCTTTAAACGGTTTCGTTCGAGTGCTTTCTGGTCAATGAAACGTTCACGACCAGTCGAACAAGGTACCGATTCGAATCGGTGCAAGTAGCAGCAATAAAATCGAAGGAAGATTGGTGTACAAGGACGCCACGATTCACTGCGATGAAACAGAAGTAGATGGTTGCTCTTTACGACTGACTACCGGTTGTCTTATTCTCGGACAGGCAATCCTTCTTCCGGTCGCTTGACGAGGTCGCCGTTCTAGCTGTACTCACCTCTATCTGCATCTGGTCGATCGCGGAAGTTTCTCTGCTCCTTACGGAGTAGTTCTCGAGGAAGGTACGATTAAGATTCATCTTCAATTCAGGACCGACTTGTTCCTCGTAGAGCCGTGCCAGCGCGCCGACTCCTGCCTCCAGGACGAATACCAGCATCACCACGAATACGTACTGCGCAGAAAACAGACGTGATTAGAGGAAATCGGAGGTAGATTTTGTTCTTAATCTTTCATATATTTGGACAATAACACATTATCggaaatgcatgaaatacacttttacttttttatttattagtaaTTGATATCAAATGGTACTCTCTTTGTAAAAAACTCTGAATACTTGTGCAGGCTAGGGTACTAGCATAAGCAACAAGTCAAGTGGTTTATACGTTTGACTAAGTAGTGACATAAATCATGGGAGCAATTTTCGCTGAAAAATCTTCGCTAATGTGTCTTCGACTTACACCTGCTCTTCGAGAAACATTCATTAGCATAAGCATTTCGGAGTAAATTGCAGTTTTAACTATGTGATCGCTACAGTGGTTGCCTACGGTGATTATCCTGTCTCGCTACATATTAATCGTCTCGAATCGATCATCTTCAGGTTGTCGCAGCTTAGAAAGGAATACCGTTAACGCTCGTCAACTCCATCGACATGAAGGACTTTATTAACTCGAAACTTCCCTAGCTTTCACCTTGAAAGGCTAATTTCCCTATTTTCAAAGGCATTTAAGACGTTCAGTGTTGCTCAAAACTTCGATACTTTGGTAATCGAGGAATTTGATTGCTGCACTACACTGAAGTTACTCTCCCCTTACCTCATTCAACCCCTTGCAAACTAGAAGTACTGTTGTAACAGCTAGTACTAAAGCAAAGTTAGAGAAGCAAAGGCGAATGAAATTTGCGGTACATTCTCTGTACCTTCTCTATAAAATTTGTTCACTAGACCAGGAAAGATATTGACAAAAGTCTGTAGACTATTTCCACGAAGGAAGCCCAGATAACAATAACATGGATAAACTTCTCTGGAAACGCAGTAGCATGTAATCCCAGAATCAAGATTGGAATACGATCACGTTTGTCACTAACGACTCCCTCGTCCAGAAATCACAAGATCGCTGCTAATGTTCCCTCGAGAGCGTCGTAAATCGTCGACAAGCGACTCGGTTACCTTTGCAACGGAGCTACATTAGCAAGAATCGCGTGTAACGACCCGTCTCACTATGAATCGTCTCAAAAACGATTACCGAACGGTCGACTATCGCCTATTCAATCGTCCTCCTAAAGAACACGCCGCAATTTCGCGCGTTCCTCGACCTCTAGTCGAACAATATGTTCGCCAACTTGTTTCACTTCCATCCTGCGGCGTGTCGCGTTAAAATATGCGGAGCTCGTCGACGCCGCTGGTAAACCGAGTTTCTCTAATTTTCGGACAAACAAGGGGATCCCGTGTAATGTTCGCTGGCTGCTCGCACGTGACGCAGTTTTACTGCCTCGACCAATTTTGCTGCCAGCGTACTTTGAGTGTGAAAAACGGCTCGCGTTTGGCTATCAACGCACCAGGGGATAAAGTACACCGTGGGACGATCAGCAATTTCTTCGAGGAAAAGTTCGACGTGCCACGTGGTGGAGCCCGCAAAATGCCAGGAGGAGCGTTTCGGGGTTTTCATGAATATAAATCTAGAACGTGTCGACAAC contains:
- the Znt49b gene encoding solute carrier family 30 member 9, whose translation is MLQQSSKLLKHFRNITYLNHDCLYIFQFGYLKRHASSLITCNHNTRYKLHIIASSQKLSSGKKLGHPDEWRHVFISIFRPISVVSKMQKEEGENVDKPQENLQQRIIELKEENLGQLKERKLDVEPIFTKDNQNNKEKPDLTMESTEGVTAKKVKKKKVDKSMSSLERNFITPVRAMSDFLLKPSDLEDLPKTKRRSPYEFEPPITVYWRKDVEAKALEVWGSREALAKELLKKELKQKAYQQNIFTVKRRLRDYRREMGSKTTEFLQEREGLFGRSGKVVLTAIVINASNFLWKLCAWIFTGSHSMFAECVHSAADTCNQLILAYGIHKSVQNPNPDHPYGYTNMKYVSSLISGVGIFCVGAGLSIYHGIHGIFNPSPVEPFYWAYYVLGGSLVSEGATLLVAIQSIKKGAEEKQKTFKEYVLGGQDPSVNVVLLEDFASVVGITTATICMSLTSYTGNPIYDAVGSILGGFLLGGVAMFIINTNTAALIGRSISQEDLDKINAELESDIMVRAIYDVKGIDMGNNLVRYKAEIDFDGKELTRSYLDKNDLTAMLKEVKAMENIDELETFLLKHGEGIVDMVGGEIDRMELKLKKKHPEIRHCDLEIL
- the LOC143180275 gene encoding uncharacterized protein LOC143180275; protein product: MSRSSEKVARKWSLEAPQKNGSSSTDELSSTSKSSENSPYAKNTSTPLKSKWNLEQINRSPRNSHDVAESEDTEDESSDEEKVDSFQSRKELPRTERGKHQDERERRQKARRDHRERRRHSRRTEDFGNETRKETSGSQSSEKRHERGDAVHSRRKKGHLREEDELPITEILKRSQEDARTKYEHQPPFPELTTDKIYVQHRGSFSAMKINRLRDSRGGRKTENNRSNENIENRNSPPIRVAITAQKLWKSIGFVSQGILGGMALMHFIMLSVFFNVSMDFVINHSSICEIYTSIFSFLIALCIVSTFDKFDLARLNVEHLREIYLDYNKSIFAVPLYLIIFCLHQVCLNTDNQLSLVHYYSLNDSLWENATNVHTFLDDLNAWQKMSMSKDILAVFAWLFVSLGTKDDAFLIHLQTMKKYADETSPSR
- the LOC143180274 gene encoding CD151 antigen isoform X1, producing the protein MKEIDLMVSDEVTTTSTSETHEESNEAIMAKSAERLPGTSTRLRTRDDGCCSVNFLKYVLHIYNVVLFLSGLVVGGIGIWTVISKHSYVSLMTTSTYPTLAYALIVAGVLAVVGSWLGCGGVTSENRCVLLIYVFVVMLVFVLEAGVGALARLYEEQVGPELKMNLNRTFLENYSVRSRETSAIDQMQIEFKCCGALRFEDWLVSEWHKDEDVLRDGSLVPDSCCKTPTHLCGRRDHPSNIHYTGCIYKFLETTKDHLIILGAVGLGLSVLELFGIVLGSCLYIKLRHDFDD
- the LOC143180274 gene encoding CD151 antigen isoform X3, with the translated sequence MAKSAERLPGTSTRLRTRDDGCCSVNFLKYVLHIYNVVLFLSGLVVGGIGIWTVISKHSYVSLMTTSTYPTLAYALIVAGVLAVVGSWLGCGGVTSENRCVLLIYVFVVMLVFVLEAGVGALARLYEEQVGPELKMNLNRTFLENYSVRSRETSAIDQMQIEFKCCGALRFEDWLVSEWHKDEDVLRDGSLVPDSCCKTPTHLCGRRDHPSNIHYTGCIYKFLETTKDHLIILGAVGLGLSVLELFGIVLGSCLYIKLRHDFDD
- the LOC143180274 gene encoding CD151 antigen isoform X2, producing the protein MKEIDLMVSDEVTTTSTSETHEESNEAIMAKSAERLPGTSTRLRTRDDGCCSVNFLKYVLHIYNVVLFLSGLVVGGIGIWTVISKHSYVSLMTTSTYPTLAYALIVAGVLAVVGSWLGCGGVTSENRCVLLIYVFVVMLVFVLEAGVGALARLYEEQVGPELKMNLNRTFLENYSVRSRETSAIDQMQIEFKCCGALRFEDWLVSEWHKDEDVLRDGSLVPDSCCKTPTHLCGRRDHPSNIHYTEASIQSVLEAEMHAYLFQFNLVRSTIIDVHTI